The Salinibacterium sp. M195 genome includes a window with the following:
- a CDS encoding ABC transporter permease, producing the protein MTSTLARRRPTNTAHLFDWKLLLATVGVALLLIVSLFTGVYDIFGADDGQRMFGITRVPRTIALVLAGAAMAMSGLVMQLLTQNRFVEPTTTGTTEWAGLGLLTVMILFPGASILARMGGAVLAAFIGTGVFFLFLRRVTLRSSLIVPIVGIMLGSVVGAISTYIALSTDMLQSLSVWFAGSFTSVMRGQYEPLWIVALVVIVIFIFADRLTVAGLGQDIATNVGVNYNQILLIGTALIAVSTGVVTVVVGNLPFLGLIVPNIVSMFRGDDLRSNLPWVCLLGIAIVTVCDIVGRTIIMPFEVPVSLILGIVGAIFFIALLLKQRRRA; encoded by the coding sequence ATGACGTCAACACTGGCCCGACGACGGCCCACCAACACAGCCCACCTTTTCGACTGGAAACTCCTGCTAGCGACGGTGGGTGTTGCTCTCCTGCTGATCGTGTCGCTGTTTACCGGCGTCTACGACATCTTTGGTGCGGATGACGGCCAGAGGATGTTCGGCATCACGCGCGTTCCCCGAACGATCGCCCTCGTGCTCGCGGGCGCAGCGATGGCGATGAGTGGGCTCGTCATGCAGCTGCTGACGCAGAACCGCTTCGTGGAACCGACAACGACGGGCACCACCGAGTGGGCAGGTCTAGGACTGCTGACCGTCATGATCCTCTTTCCTGGGGCCAGCATCCTCGCCCGCATGGGTGGCGCGGTTCTCGCCGCCTTCATCGGCACCGGGGTGTTCTTTCTCTTCTTGCGCCGCGTCACACTGCGCTCCTCGCTGATTGTGCCGATCGTCGGCATCATGCTGGGTTCGGTCGTCGGCGCGATCTCCACCTACATCGCGCTCTCGACAGACATGCTTCAGAGCCTCTCCGTGTGGTTCGCCGGCAGCTTCACCTCGGTGATGCGAGGGCAATATGAGCCGCTCTGGATCGTTGCGCTCGTCGTCATCGTGATTTTCATCTTCGCCGATCGGCTCACCGTCGCCGGGCTGGGCCAAGACATCGCGACGAATGTCGGAGTGAACTACAACCAGATCTTGCTGATTGGCACCGCACTCATCGCGGTTTCGACCGGAGTGGTGACGGTTGTCGTCGGCAACCTGCCGTTCCTGGGTCTCATCGTTCCCAACATCGTGTCGATGTTCCGCGGCGACGACCTGCGGAGCAACCTCCCCTGGGTATGCCTACTCGGCATCGCGATCGTGACGGTGTGCGACATCGTCGGCCGCACCATCATCATGCCTTTCGAAGTTCCCGTCTCGCTCATCTTGGGAATCGTGGGCGCGATTTTTTTCATTGCCCTTTTACTGAAGCAGCGCCGTCGTGCATAA
- a CDS encoding iron chelate uptake ABC transporter family permease subunit — protein MATAASGAPGVTGPFPTARARRRYWLLLSLLSVLAVAIGFGLLAWNNPMPVGTEGFWLIAELRTTNVIVIAVVAFCQAIATVSFQTVTNNRILTPSIMGFESLYVAVQTSAVYFLGISGIVALQGLPQFLLQIAMMVGLSLLLYGWLLSGKYGNLQIMLLVGIVIGGGLGAVSTFMQRLLTPSEFDILTARLFGSISNADASYLPISLVLCLVAGVVLLSQGRRLNVIALGSDTATNLGISYRFEIMRVLFFVSILMAVSTSLVGPMTFFGFLVATLAYQFADTYDHRHIFPIAVLAGFVVLGGAYFVMKNLFYAQGVVSIIVELVGGTVFLIVILRKGRL, from the coding sequence GTGGCCACGGCTGCAAGCGGGGCACCCGGCGTGACCGGGCCGTTCCCCACGGCACGAGCTCGACGACGCTACTGGTTGCTCCTCAGCCTCCTTAGTGTGCTTGCTGTCGCGATCGGTTTCGGCTTGCTCGCTTGGAACAACCCGATGCCGGTGGGCACCGAAGGGTTCTGGCTGATCGCTGAGTTGCGCACCACCAACGTGATCGTGATTGCGGTTGTCGCCTTCTGTCAGGCGATTGCAACGGTGAGTTTTCAGACCGTGACTAACAACCGGATACTCACGCCATCCATCATGGGCTTCGAATCCCTTTATGTGGCAGTGCAGACCTCAGCGGTGTACTTCTTGGGCATCAGCGGAATCGTTGCGTTGCAGGGACTCCCCCAGTTCTTGCTTCAGATCGCAATGATGGTCGGGCTCTCGCTGCTGCTCTACGGTTGGCTGCTTTCGGGAAAGTACGGCAACCTGCAGATCATGCTGCTTGTAGGCATAGTCATCGGCGGCGGCTTGGGGGCAGTGTCGACATTCATGCAGCGCCTGCTCACGCCCAGTGAGTTCGACATCCTGACAGCCCGGCTGTTTGGTTCTATCTCCAACGCGGATGCCAGCTACCTGCCAATCTCACTCGTGCTGTGTCTTGTCGCCGGAGTCGTTCTGCTCTCGCAGGGCCGGCGGCTCAATGTCATCGCGCTGGGTTCTGACACCGCCACCAACCTAGGAATCAGCTACCGCTTCGAGATCATGCGCGTGCTGTTCTTCGTGTCGATTCTGATGGCTGTCTCGACGTCGCTCGTTGGCCCAATGACGTTCTTTGGGTTCTTGGTCGCGACGCTCGCGTACCAATTCGCCGACACCTATGACCATCGCCATATTTTCCCGATCGCCGTTCTGGCAGGATTCGTTGTTTTGGGCGGAGCGTACTTCGTGATGAAGAACCTGTTCTACGCGCAGGGAGTGGTGTCAATCATTGTTGAACTTGTCGGAGGAACCGTCTTCCTCATCGTCATTCTGAGAAAGGGACGACTGTGA
- a CDS encoding ABC transporter ATP-binding protein: protein MITLSNVGKSYGHDITIGPVDLTIPEGGITALVGPNGAGKSTLLTMIGRLLGIDSGHIEVAGYDVAKTKSKDLAKIIAILRQENHFIARLTVRQLVGFSRFPYSQGRLTEADEVAINNSINFLNLEGLQDRYLDELSGGQRQRAYVAMVLAQDTEYVLLDEPLNNLDMKHSVQMMRHLKRAARELGRTIIIVLHDINFAGHYADHICAVKDGQVTEFGTPAEILTDTVLTRIFDTPVQVIDGPNGALAVYY, encoded by the coding sequence GTGATCACCCTGAGCAATGTGGGCAAAAGCTATGGCCACGACATCACTATTGGGCCTGTCGACCTCACGATCCCTGAGGGCGGCATCACCGCTCTTGTCGGCCCCAATGGTGCTGGCAAGTCGACGCTGCTGACCATGATTGGCCGGCTTCTCGGAATCGACTCCGGCCACATTGAAGTCGCGGGTTACGACGTCGCGAAGACTAAGTCGAAAGACCTCGCCAAGATCATTGCGATCTTGCGCCAAGAGAACCATTTCATCGCCAGGCTCACGGTGCGTCAGCTGGTGGGGTTCAGTCGCTTCCCCTACTCGCAAGGTCGACTGACCGAAGCGGATGAGGTGGCGATCAACAACTCCATCAATTTTCTGAACCTTGAAGGCCTGCAAGACCGCTACCTCGATGAGCTCTCAGGCGGACAGCGCCAACGTGCCTACGTTGCCATGGTGCTCGCGCAAGACACCGAATACGTGCTTCTCGATGAGCCCCTCAACAACCTCGACATGAAGCATTCGGTTCAGATGATGCGCCACCTGAAACGCGCCGCCCGAGAACTTGGTCGCACCATCATCATCGTGCTCCACGACATCAACTTTGCGGGCCACTACGCCGACCACATCTGCGCCGTCAAGGATGGCCAAGTCACCGAATTCGGCACGCCCGCTGAGATCTTGACCGACACAGTGCTCACCCGGATCTTCGATACGCCGGTGCAGGTCATCGATGGGCCGAACGGCGCTCTCGCTGTGTACTACTAG
- the purB gene encoding adenylosuccinate lyase has product MSPLPVQPLSPLDGRYRPAVSALGEHLSEAGLNRARVHVEVEWLIFLTSKSLFGSSPMSADQVTALRAFATDFGQEQIDELARLEATTRHDVKAVEYLVRAKLNELGLNAIAELTHFAATSEDINNLSYALTISDAVREVWLPKFRTVLDALRAQSELMRDNAMLAHTHGQPATPTTMGKEFAVFVYRLDRILTRIEGISYLGKFSGATGTFAAHLAADPEQNWPALSKEFVESLGLDWNPLTTQIESHDWQVELYQATSHANRVLHNLCTDVWSYISMGYFRQIPQAGATGSSTMPHKINPIRFENAEANLELSSALLESLAQTLVTSRLQRDLTDSTTQRNVGVAYGHSLLALDNIERGLKEIALNPVALDADLDSNWEILGEAIQTVIRAEVTAGRSTISDPYAILKELTRGKRINATDLSEFIAGLDIGADAKARLQVLTPATYVGLASSLVDYLGDAK; this is encoded by the coding sequence ATGAGCCCGTTGCCCGTTCAACCACTGAGCCCCCTCGATGGCCGCTACCGCCCCGCCGTTTCGGCACTGGGGGAGCACCTCTCCGAGGCAGGCCTCAACCGGGCCCGTGTGCACGTTGAAGTCGAATGGCTGATCTTCCTCACGAGCAAGAGCCTGTTTGGTTCGAGCCCGATGAGCGCCGACCAGGTCACTGCCCTGCGCGCCTTCGCTACCGATTTTGGCCAAGAGCAGATCGATGAACTCGCTCGCCTCGAAGCCACCACCCGCCACGACGTCAAGGCCGTGGAATACCTGGTGCGCGCCAAGCTCAACGAGCTGGGCCTCAACGCGATCGCTGAACTCACTCACTTCGCCGCCACGAGCGAAGACATCAACAACCTCTCCTACGCGCTCACCATTTCGGATGCCGTACGCGAAGTCTGGCTTCCCAAGTTCCGTACCGTGCTCGATGCGCTTCGCGCGCAGTCCGAGCTCATGCGCGACAACGCGATGCTCGCTCACACCCACGGTCAGCCGGCGACGCCGACCACCATGGGCAAGGAATTCGCGGTCTTCGTGTACCGCCTCGACCGCATCCTGACGCGCATCGAGGGCATCAGCTACCTCGGCAAGTTCAGCGGAGCCACCGGCACGTTCGCCGCTCACCTTGCTGCAGACCCTGAGCAGAACTGGCCAGCGCTGTCGAAGGAGTTCGTGGAGTCCCTCGGGCTCGACTGGAACCCGCTGACCACACAGATCGAATCGCACGACTGGCAAGTGGAGCTGTACCAAGCCACGAGTCACGCCAACCGCGTGCTACACAACCTCTGCACCGACGTGTGGTCGTACATTTCGATGGGCTACTTCCGCCAGATTCCGCAGGCGGGCGCAACCGGTTCGTCGACAATGCCGCACAAGATCAACCCGATCCGTTTCGAGAACGCTGAAGCCAACCTCGAGCTCTCGAGCGCTCTTCTCGAGTCGCTCGCTCAGACTCTTGTGACGTCACGACTTCAGCGCGACCTGACCGACTCCACCACCCAACGCAACGTGGGTGTCGCCTACGGTCACTCGCTTCTCGCTCTCGACAATATCGAGCGTGGCCTGAAGGAGATCGCCCTCAACCCCGTGGCTCTCGATGCTGATCTCGACAGCAACTGGGAGATCCTCGGCGAGGCCATCCAGACGGTCATTCGTGCCGAGGTCACTGCCGGTCGCAGCACCATCAGCGACCCGTATGCCATCCTCAAGGAGCTAACGCGCGGCAAGCGCATCAACGCCACCGACCTCAGCGAGTTCATCGCCGGGCTCGACATTGGAGCGGATGCGAAGGCACGCCTGCAGGTGCTCACCCCGGCAACCTATGTCGGCCTTGCCAGCTCGCTCGTCGATTACCTCGGCGACGCCAAGTAG
- a CDS encoding low molecular weight protein-tyrosine-phosphatase, with amino-acid sequence MTFERAFFDSTAFTICFVCTGNICRSPMAEAVFTKLIARAGLEGRIAVTSAGTGDWHVGEAADDRTINALAARGYNGSGHRARQFDPEWFDKFDLIVAFDRGQERILRTWAPNDQDRSKVQPMLGFDSELAPLIDVPDPYYSDAALFDHVLGMIEKACGSLFRQITPGITAPTSTN; translated from the coding sequence ATGACCTTCGAGCGAGCTTTCTTCGACTCGACAGCATTCACCATCTGTTTCGTCTGCACGGGCAACATCTGCCGGTCTCCGATGGCCGAAGCAGTGTTCACGAAACTCATAGCGAGAGCCGGTCTCGAAGGCCGGATCGCAGTAACTTCGGCAGGAACGGGTGACTGGCACGTCGGCGAGGCTGCCGATGACCGCACCATTAATGCTCTCGCGGCACGCGGCTACAATGGTTCTGGGCATCGCGCCCGCCAGTTCGACCCCGAATGGTTTGACAAGTTCGACCTCATTGTCGCGTTCGATCGAGGACAGGAACGAATTCTGCGCACGTGGGCACCCAACGATCAAGACCGATCGAAAGTGCAGCCCATGTTGGGCTTTGACAGCGAACTCGCTCCTCTCATCGACGTTCCAGACCCTTACTATTCGGATGCCGCACTCTTCGATCATGTCCTCGGCATGATCGAGAAAGCCTGCGGTTCTCTATTTCGTCAGATCACGCCAGGCATAACAGCACCAACCTCCACCAACTAG
- a CDS encoding phage holin family protein: protein MRIIVRLLINALALWLTTVVVAGVELVPFEPGGTLEIVLTFLLVAAVFGIVNGVLGNLIRIVAFPLYVLTLGLLALVVNGLLLLLVSWISSLFGFGLVVNGFWWGVLGALVLGLISWFIGILLRPIVNKKR, encoded by the coding sequence ATGAGAATCATCGTGCGCTTGCTGATCAACGCTCTTGCTCTGTGGCTGACAACGGTGGTTGTTGCCGGCGTGGAGCTGGTTCCTTTTGAGCCGGGGGGAACCTTAGAGATCGTTCTGACCTTCTTGCTGGTGGCCGCTGTCTTCGGAATTGTGAACGGTGTGCTCGGCAACCTGATCCGCATTGTTGCATTCCCGCTGTATGTACTCACCCTTGGCCTACTCGCTCTCGTCGTCAATGGTTTGCTGCTGCTGCTGGTCAGCTGGATCTCGAGCCTCTTCGGCTTTGGTCTAGTCGTCAACGGATTCTGGTGGGGTGTGCTCGGCGCACTCGTTCTTGGCCTCATCAGCTGGTTCATCGGCATTCTGCTTCGCCCGATTGTCAACAAAAAGCGCTAA
- a CDS encoding histidinol-phosphate transaminase translates to MTSNRVQLRPEIAAIVPYRQGSPAAADSFKLSSNENPYEPLPSVLAQLSTHTINRYPDASAAELRRQIAARFDVNADSVQVGAGSVAVLAQLVSAAAASGDEVVYAWRSFEAYPLLVSAAGATSVQIANQGDHRHDLAKMSAAITESTRVVIVCSPNNPTSTVVTDAEFRDFMASVPENVLVVLDEAYREFVTDPAAVRGETLVGQYPNLVLLRTFSKAYGLAGLRIGYAIGPEYVMDAARAVAIPLSVTELAQTAAIASLEHEDELLERVSRLNGVRESIVKGLREQGWDVPTPSGNFVWLPTGAATSWAAEVFRSHGIVVRALGEGLRVSVGEEESVEKLLRAAQEVVASRETN, encoded by the coding sequence GTGACCTCAAACCGCGTACAGCTTCGCCCCGAAATCGCCGCCATCGTTCCTTACCGCCAGGGATCTCCGGCGGCCGCGGATTCCTTCAAGCTGTCTTCCAATGAGAACCCGTACGAGCCACTGCCCTCAGTGCTCGCGCAACTCTCCACCCACACCATTAACCGTTACCCCGACGCATCCGCCGCCGAATTGCGCCGCCAGATCGCCGCACGCTTCGACGTCAACGCTGACAGCGTGCAGGTCGGTGCGGGCTCGGTGGCCGTGCTCGCTCAGCTCGTGAGCGCCGCCGCGGCCTCTGGCGACGAAGTCGTCTACGCTTGGCGCAGTTTCGAGGCCTATCCGCTGCTGGTATCTGCAGCCGGTGCCACTAGCGTGCAGATCGCCAATCAGGGTGACCACCGGCACGATTTGGCCAAGATGAGTGCCGCGATCACCGAATCGACTCGTGTTGTTATTGTCTGCAGCCCGAACAACCCCACGAGCACTGTCGTGACGGATGCCGAATTTCGCGACTTCATGGCGAGCGTTCCCGAGAACGTTCTTGTCGTTCTCGATGAGGCTTACCGTGAGTTCGTCACAGACCCGGCTGCGGTGCGCGGCGAGACCCTCGTCGGGCAGTACCCCAACCTCGTTCTGCTGCGCACATTCTCGAAGGCGTACGGCCTCGCAGGCTTGCGCATTGGGTATGCGATTGGCCCGGAGTACGTCATGGATGCGGCGCGAGCGGTGGCGATTCCCCTCTCGGTGACGGAGCTGGCACAAACTGCAGCGATCGCATCCCTCGAACATGAAGATGAATTGTTGGAACGTGTGAGCAGACTTAATGGGGTGCGCGAGAGCATCGTTAAGGGTTTGCGTGAGCAGGGCTGGGACGTTCCGACACCGAGCGGAAACTTCGTCTGGTTGCCGACAGGGGCAGCAACCAGTTGGGCTGCAGAGGTATTTCGGTCGCACGGGATCGTCGTTCGCGCACTCGGCGAGGGTCTCCGAGTGAGTGTTGGCGAAGAGGAATCTGTGGAGAAACTCCTAAGAGCAGCGCAAGAGGTTGTCGCTTCAAGGGAAACGAACTAA
- a CDS encoding thiamine pyrophosphate-dependent dehydrogenase E1 component subunit alpha yields the protein MSYTAATVQLLSPEGTLVHSDASEQYLPYVDKLSDDALQEFHRHMVVMRRFDIEAANLQRQGQLALWVPSHGQEAAQVGSALAAKPQDHLFPSYREHVIALMRGVDPITILSMFRGLSHGGWDPKDHDNFHLYTLVIGSQTLHATGYAMGMNLEGRSGTGNPDTDAAVMVYFGDGSTSQGDVSEAMVFAASYQTPQVFFLQNNHWAISVPVSRQSRTPLYLRGEGFGIPSVQIDGNDVLASFAVTQANLDAARAGEGPRFIEALTYRMGAHTTSDDPSKYRENSELEFWAQRDPITRFETYLRARGASQSFFDGIAAEGDDLAADIRKRILELPVPATSTLFDHVYSDPHPVMDEQRQALADFEASFEEGN from the coding sequence ATGTCTTATACCGCCGCGACGGTTCAGCTGCTGTCTCCCGAGGGCACGCTCGTTCACAGCGATGCCAGCGAACAGTACCTCCCCTATGTAGACAAGCTCAGTGATGACGCTCTGCAGGAATTCCACCGCCACATGGTGGTGATGCGCCGCTTCGATATTGAGGCAGCCAACCTGCAGCGTCAGGGTCAGCTTGCCCTTTGGGTTCCGAGCCACGGCCAAGAGGCCGCCCAGGTCGGTTCGGCGCTCGCCGCTAAACCCCAAGATCACCTGTTCCCCTCCTACCGGGAGCATGTCATTGCGCTCATGCGCGGCGTTGACCCGATCACGATCCTGTCGATGTTCCGCGGGCTCAGCCACGGCGGCTGGGATCCGAAAGACCACGACAACTTCCACCTCTACACGCTGGTAATCGGTTCGCAGACGCTCCACGCCACCGGCTACGCGATGGGGATGAACCTCGAGGGCCGTTCAGGAACCGGCAACCCCGACACCGATGCGGCCGTCATGGTCTACTTCGGCGATGGCTCTACGAGTCAGGGTGACGTCAGCGAAGCAATGGTGTTTGCCGCCAGCTACCAAACTCCACAAGTATTCTTCTTGCAGAACAACCATTGGGCCATCTCGGTTCCCGTGTCACGACAGTCGCGCACCCCGCTCTATTTGCGCGGCGAAGGCTTCGGCATCCCGAGCGTTCAGATCGACGGCAACGACGTTCTCGCGAGCTTCGCCGTGACCCAGGCCAATTTGGATGCCGCCCGCGCCGGCGAGGGACCCCGCTTCATTGAGGCCCTCACCTACCGCATGGGTGCCCACACCACGAGCGACGACCCCTCGAAGTACCGCGAAAATAGCGAGCTCGAGTTCTGGGCACAACGTGATCCGATCACTCGCTTCGAAACGTACTTGCGGGCCCGCGGCGCGAGCCAAAGCTTCTTCGACGGTATTGCCGCTGAAGGAGATGACCTGGCGGCCGATATTCGCAAGCGAATTCTCGAGCTGCCGGTACCGGCCACTTCGACGCTCTTCGATCACGTCTATTCCGACCCTCACCCCGTGATGGATGAGCAGCGCCAAGCGCTTGCCGACTTCGAGGCATCATTTGAGGAGGGCAACTAA
- a CDS encoding alpha-ketoacid dehydrogenase subunit beta produces MAEIMTMAKALNEGMRVAMRANSKVLLMGEDIGPLGGVFRVTEGLQAEFGDKRVLDTPLAESGIVGTAIGLAMSGFRPVCEIQFDGFIFPGFDQITSQLAKLTARHEGTLSMPVVIRVPYGGHIGAVEHHQESPEAYFAHTAGLRLLSPATPHDAYWLIQEAIASNDPVMFFEPKSRYWQKGEVDRESSGIATHASRVVREGTEVTLVGHGAIVSTLLQAAELAAEEGTSIEVVDLRSLSPIDYGPIVTSAQKTGRVVVVQEAPGNVSVGSEVAATVTERAFYSLEAPVLRVSGYDLPFPPAKLESVYLPSVDRILDAVDRALAY; encoded by the coding sequence ATGGCCGAGATTATGACAATGGCGAAGGCTCTCAACGAGGGCATGCGTGTCGCCATGCGCGCCAACAGCAAAGTTCTCTTGATGGGTGAAGACATTGGGCCGCTCGGCGGCGTCTTCCGCGTCACCGAGGGTCTGCAAGCCGAGTTCGGCGACAAGCGCGTTCTCGACACTCCTTTGGCTGAGTCGGGCATCGTGGGTACCGCGATTGGGCTTGCAATGAGCGGTTTCCGCCCCGTGTGCGAGATCCAGTTTGACGGTTTCATTTTTCCCGGCTTCGACCAGATCACCTCCCAACTGGCTAAGTTGACCGCGCGCCACGAAGGCACGCTGTCGATGCCGGTCGTAATTCGAGTCCCTTATGGCGGACACATTGGTGCAGTTGAACACCACCAGGAGAGCCCGGAAGCGTACTTCGCGCACACGGCAGGTCTCCGTTTGCTGAGCCCGGCAACACCCCACGATGCGTACTGGCTCATTCAAGAAGCCATTGCGAGCAACGACCCGGTCATGTTCTTTGAACCTAAGTCGCGCTACTGGCAGAAGGGCGAGGTCGACCGCGAGTCGAGCGGCATCGCTACTCACGCCAGCCGCGTGGTTCGCGAAGGCACTGAAGTGACGCTCGTTGGTCACGGCGCCATCGTCTCCACACTGTTGCAAGCGGCGGAGTTGGCCGCGGAGGAAGGCACCAGTATCGAGGTTGTAGACCTTCGATCGCTCTCCCCCATCGACTACGGCCCGATTGTGACATCCGCCCAAAAAACGGGCCGCGTGGTTGTTGTTCAAGAGGCACCCGGGAATGTCAGCGTGGGATCCGAGGTTGCCGCTACGGTAACCGAGCGCGCGTTCTACTCACTCGAAGCCCCTGTGCTTCGTGTGAGTGGTTACGATCTCCCGTTCCCTCCCGCCAAGCTGGAATCCGTGTATTTGCCCAGTGTTGACCGCATCTTGGATGCTGTTGACCGGGCGTTGGCCTACTGA
- a CDS encoding dihydrolipoamide acetyltransferase family protein, whose protein sequence is MAVSEFPLPDVGEGLTEAEIVSWKVAPGDEITVNQVLVEIETAKSLVELPSPFAGTVQKLLVEEGATVEVGTPIISVQSVGGSVELTAPGSGEDESHGMMADVGAESSAADDAAAAVADTASTIASEDDKPGAVLVGYGTGGHVSSRRRKGAQPAKDDAAATTASKPRPASVPASFASPIIAKPPIRKLAKDLGVELAEVAATGLAGETTREDVIRHASQASVFRNIETPEWGDEREERIPVKGVRKAIAKAMVHSAFTAPHVSVFTDVDATRTMEFVKRLKNSPDFAGVRVSPLLIMAKAVNWAVRRNPTVNSSWTEKEIIVHHYVNLGIAAATPRGLIVPNIKDAQDLSLFDLAKSLEQLTLTARDGKTQPAEMSNGTITITNIGSYGMDTGTPIINPGEAAIVALGSIKQKPWVVDGEVRARYVTTVSASFDHRIVDGDVASRFVADLASVLEEPALLLD, encoded by the coding sequence GTGGCTGTATCTGAATTTCCTCTTCCCGATGTGGGCGAGGGGCTGACTGAAGCCGAGATCGTCTCCTGGAAGGTTGCGCCCGGTGACGAGATCACCGTCAACCAAGTACTCGTCGAAATCGAGACGGCGAAGTCGCTCGTAGAACTGCCGTCGCCTTTTGCCGGCACTGTGCAGAAGCTGCTGGTGGAGGAGGGCGCGACTGTTGAGGTCGGCACCCCGATTATCAGTGTGCAGTCCGTCGGTGGGTCGGTTGAACTGACCGCACCAGGATCGGGCGAAGACGAGAGCCACGGCATGATGGCCGACGTTGGTGCAGAGAGCAGTGCAGCGGACGACGCTGCCGCCGCAGTGGCCGACACGGCATCCACGATTGCCAGCGAAGACGACAAGCCTGGAGCTGTGCTCGTGGGCTACGGCACGGGCGGGCACGTGAGCTCGCGTCGCCGCAAGGGTGCGCAGCCGGCCAAGGATGACGCCGCGGCAACCACTGCATCGAAGCCGCGCCCGGCATCCGTGCCTGCTTCGTTCGCCAGCCCGATCATCGCCAAGCCGCCGATTCGCAAGCTGGCCAAGGATCTGGGCGTTGAGCTCGCCGAGGTTGCTGCCACGGGTCTTGCCGGCGAGACGACGCGCGAAGACGTGATTCGTCATGCCTCGCAGGCGAGTGTTTTCCGCAATATCGAAACGCCAGAGTGGGGTGACGAGCGCGAAGAGCGTATTCCCGTTAAGGGCGTGCGCAAGGCCATCGCTAAGGCCATGGTGCACAGTGCGTTCACCGCACCGCACGTGAGTGTTTTCACCGACGTGGATGCCACCCGAACCATGGAGTTCGTGAAGCGCCTCAAGAATTCCCCCGACTTTGCTGGCGTGCGGGTGAGCCCGCTGCTGATCATGGCGAAGGCCGTGAATTGGGCTGTGCGCCGCAACCCCACCGTGAATTCGAGCTGGACCGAAAAAGAGATCATCGTTCACCACTACGTGAACCTCGGGATCGCGGCCGCGACGCCGCGCGGGCTCATCGTGCCGAACATCAAGGATGCTCAAGATTTGAGCCTCTTCGACCTCGCGAAATCGCTTGAGCAGCTCACCTTGACGGCGCGCGACGGCAAGACGCAGCCCGCCGAAATGTCGAACGGCACGATCACGATTACTAACATCGGTTCGTACGGCATGGACACGGGAACTCCGATCATCAACCCGGGTGAGGCGGCGATTGTGGCGCTGGGTTCTATCAAGCAAAAGCCGTGGGTTGTCGACGGTGAAGTGCGCGCCCGCTATGTCACGACCGTGAGCGCAAGCTTTGACCACCGCATCGTTGATGGGGATGTCGCGAGCCGTTTCGTCGCCGACCTCGCGAGCGTGCTCGAAGAGCCTGCCCTCTTGCTCGACTAA